From Polaribacter butkevichii, a single genomic window includes:
- a CDS encoding M23 family metallopeptidase, with protein MKQTVLLFTFLSTFFSFSQEKYPQDYFRNPLDISTVLAGTFGELRSNHFHSGVDIKTQGREGLKVYAPADGYVSRIKVAQYGYGKALYITHPNGFTTVYGHLSKYADKIQEYIKELQYKKENYETGNLFFKEDKFPVKKGEVIAYSGDTGSSGGPHLHFEVRDTKTEHVINPLFFGLKPEDTTSPLFLALKIYPLNNNARINNKNKSLVLPLKSIKKGSYSVNKIAASGIIGFGVNVFDRLDKANNKNGIYSLEMFVNGKRFYHHDVETFSFAESKFINLHIDYPHYKKYKKKYQKTYKETANKLSTYEGLINNGKINIKNGLNYNIEIIAKDYKGNLSSLKIPIVGKESNAIFTQQKDTTAYKIVAKNFYKFTQKNVTVAFPKNTFYEDLYLDFKVDKGVAKIHTPTLPLDKSFTLTFNVSKYSETEKQQLYIANVENAKYPWYQYTRKKDSTFYTTTKTLGKYALVSDTHKPKISLLYFKNNQWISKSKTIKVKISDSGSGIKNYRATIDGKWILMEYNHKKRILTYNFSDNKLVGSKHIFKIVVSDNVGNTNTLSATFFKKQVN; from the coding sequence TTGAAACAAACAGTATTGTTATTCACATTCTTATCTACTTTTTTTAGTTTTTCCCAAGAAAAATATCCCCAAGACTATTTTAGAAACCCTTTAGACATTTCTACTGTTTTAGCGGGTACTTTTGGCGAATTAAGGAGCAACCACTTTCATTCTGGAGTGGATATTAAAACTCAAGGAAGGGAAGGTTTAAAAGTTTATGCACCTGCAGATGGATATGTCTCTAGAATAAAAGTAGCACAATATGGTTATGGTAAAGCTCTTTATATTACACATCCAAATGGATTTACTACCGTATATGGGCACTTAAGTAAATATGCTGATAAAATTCAAGAATATATAAAAGAACTTCAGTATAAGAAAGAGAACTATGAAACTGGTAATTTATTTTTTAAAGAAGATAAATTTCCTGTAAAAAAAGGAGAAGTTATTGCGTATTCTGGAGACACAGGTAGTTCTGGAGGACCACATTTACATTTTGAAGTGAGAGATACTAAAACAGAACACGTAATTAACCCATTGTTTTTTGGATTAAAACCAGAAGATACAACCTCTCCTCTTTTTCTAGCATTAAAAATATATCCGCTTAACAACAACGCAAGAATTAATAATAAAAATAAAAGCTTGGTTCTTCCTTTAAAAAGTATAAAAAAAGGCAGTTATTCAGTGAATAAAATTGCTGCTTCTGGAATAATTGGTTTTGGTGTAAATGTTTTTGATAGACTAGATAAAGCAAATAATAAAAACGGAATTTATAGTTTAGAAATGTTTGTAAACGGAAAACGTTTTTACCATCATGATGTAGAAACTTTTTCTTTTGCAGAAAGTAAGTTTATTAACTTACACATCGATTATCCACATTATAAAAAATACAAGAAAAAATATCAAAAAACATATAAGGAAACGGCAAACAAGCTTTCTACTTACGAAGGATTGATTAATAATGGGAAAATAAACATAAAAAACGGATTGAATTACAACATAGAAATTATTGCTAAAGATTACAAAGGCAACCTTAGTTCACTTAAAATACCTATAGTAGGAAAAGAAAGTAATGCTATTTTTACTCAACAAAAAGATACAACTGCTTATAAAATTGTAGCTAAAAACTTTTATAAATTTACGCAAAAAAATGTAACCGTTGCTTTTCCTAAAAACACCTTTTATGAAGATCTTTATTTAGATTTTAAAGTGGATAAAGGCGTTGCTAAAATCCATACACCTACCCTTCCTTTAGATAAAAGTTTTACTTTAACTTTTAATGTTTCTAAATATTCTGAAACAGAAAAACAACAACTTTATATTGCTAATGTAGAAAACGCAAAATATCCGTGGTACCAATACACCAGAAAAAAGGACAGTACTTTTTACACTACAACAAAAACGTTGGGCAAATATGCTTTAGTTAGTGATACTCATAAACCAAAAATAAGTTTATTGTATTTTAAAAATAACCAATGGATTTCTAAAAGTAAAACCATTAAAGTAAAAATTTCTGATAGTGGTTCTGGTATTAAAAATTACAGAGCTACCATTGATGGAAAATGGATACTAATGGAGTACAATCATAAAAAAAGAATATTAACCTATAATTTTAGTGATAATAAATTGGTTGGTAGCAAACATATCTTTAAAATTGTAGTCTCGGACAATGTTGGAAATACGAATACACTTTCTGCAACGTTCTTTAAGAAACAAGTAAACTAA
- the bcp gene encoding thioredoxin-dependent thiol peroxidase has protein sequence MTSLKIGDKAPEFEAKDNLGNTIKLSDYTGKKLVLFFYPKASTPGCTNEACDLRDNYQSFLAKGYDVLGVSADSAKRQQNFINKNELPFPLLADEDKAVIEAFGVWGPKKFMGKEYDGIHRTTFVIDENGVIEDVIAKVKTKAHAAQILD, from the coding sequence ATGACATCACTAAAAATAGGAGATAAGGCTCCGGAGTTTGAAGCAAAAGACAATTTAGGAAACACCATAAAATTATCTGATTATACTGGTAAGAAATTGGTTTTATTCTTTTATCCAAAGGCAAGTACACCAGGTTGTACTAATGAAGCTTGTGATTTAAGAGATAATTATCAATCTTTTTTAGCTAAAGGATATGATGTTTTGGGCGTAAGTGCAGATTCTGCTAAAAGACAACAAAATTTCATTAACAAAAACGAATTACCTTTTCCGTTGTTAGCAGATGAAGATAAAGCTGTTATTGAAGCTTTTGGTGTTTGGGGACCAAAGAAATTTATGGGTAAAGAATATGATGGAATTCATAGAACTACTTTTGTAATTGATGAAAATGGAGTAATAGAAGATGTTATTGCAAAAGTAAAAACAAAAGCACACGCTGCTCAGATTTTAGATTAA
- a CDS encoding endonuclease III domain-containing protein, whose protein sequence is MTKQEKVQFVIDTLQEKYPEIPVPLDHKDPFTLLVAVLLSAQCTDVRVNKITPLLFAKADNPFDMVKMTVEEIKEIIRPCGLSPMKSKGIYGLSKILIEKYDGEVPKTFEALEELPAVGHKTAGVVLSQAFGIPAFPVDTHILRLMYRWNLSNGKSVAQTEKDAKRLFPKELWNDLHLQIIWYGREYSPARGWDLEKDIITKTIGRKTVLDDYYKK, encoded by the coding sequence ATGACCAAACAAGAAAAAGTACAATTTGTAATTGACACACTGCAAGAAAAATATCCAGAAATACCGGTTCCTTTAGATCACAAAGACCCTTTTACGCTTTTGGTTGCAGTTTTACTATCTGCACAATGTACAGATGTAAGAGTTAATAAAATTACGCCTTTGTTGTTCGCTAAAGCGGATAACCCTTTTGATATGGTAAAAATGACCGTAGAAGAAATTAAGGAAATTATTCGTCCTTGTGGCTTGTCGCCAATGAAAAGTAAAGGCATTTACGGTTTGTCTAAAATATTAATAGAAAAATATGACGGAGAAGTTCCTAAAACTTTTGAAGCTTTAGAAGAATTACCTGCTGTTGGTCATAAAACTGCTGGCGTTGTTTTAAGTCAAGCTTTTGGTATTCCTGCATTTCCTGTAGATACTCATATTTTAAGATTAATGTATCGTTGGAATTTATCTAACGGAAAAAGTGTTGCTCAAACAGAAAAAGACGCAAAAAGACTGTTTCCAAAAGAACTGTGGAACGATTTACACTTGCAAATTATTTGGTATGGTAGAGAATACTCTCCTGCTCGAGGATGGGATTTAGAAAAAGATATTATCACCAAAACAATTGGTAGAAAAACCGTTTTAGATGACTATTATAAAAAATAG
- a CDS encoding response regulator transcription factor codes for MINPPIKIVIADDNRFFCDALKDSLNAHTELNVTHTFTTLKELIQYTNSCNLDVLILDVNFNGQNSLDFIDEIKKVNNNFKIIALTTMNNNFIKEKAIKNGVDVFVGKDGNLANFKTMILNCLTDKTVKKDKTSSKIIIDNYTFTKRKLEILQALFKHSDKNEKELSAILHITESSLKSHKRELFEITNTKSTPELIKFGIQKSLIVV; via the coding sequence ATGATTAACCCCCCAATAAAAATTGTTATTGCAGATGATAATCGCTTTTTTTGTGACGCTCTAAAAGATAGTTTAAATGCTCATACTGAATTAAATGTAACCCATACTTTTACTACATTAAAAGAATTGATTCAATATACAAACAGTTGTAATTTAGACGTTTTAATATTAGATGTAAATTTTAATGGTCAAAATTCTTTAGATTTTATTGATGAAATAAAGAAAGTAAATAACAATTTTAAAATTATTGCTTTAACAACAATGAATAATAATTTTATTAAAGAAAAAGCGATAAAAAATGGTGTGGATGTTTTTGTAGGAAAAGACGGAAATCTGGCTAATTTTAAGACAATGATACTAAATTGTTTAACAGATAAAACTGTTAAAAAAGATAAAACCTCATCAAAAATTATTATAGATAATTACACATTTACAAAACGAAAGCTAGAAATATTACAAGCTTTATTTAAGCATTCTGATAAAAATGAAAAAGAACTTTCGGCAATATTACATATTACAGAAAGTTCTTTAAAATCTCATAAAAGAGAGCTTTTTGAAATTACAAATACTAAAAGCACTCCAGAATTAATCAAATTCGGAATTCAAAAATCTTTAATAGTTGTTTAA
- a CDS encoding ATP-binding protein encodes MKIKLPLLLFFFALCSFSQKEAPSVYKSISYFKHPTKDTVSFTKIIKNHKEGKFQVEKNPKIYKKIEENTLWNHFELQPSTIKNDYKYFTIADPYLPYGKIYLKIGDKIDSLYKVSNNKEFPHKNIFYRYPVWKLPIDTVKTTDVFLKIKNTDTRTRLSYFLETENQFLKRVETEYFSFGLFIAFLISMAFILVFFAVIKKEYAVLFYALYIFTVLIEFLAGKAIGVQYFWSGSEFAINNIRSLSQTIGVAAIGYFYLKFYKLNKSQIIPKLLFKIGTYIALTLLLFYLYKFFFGGLITLYLYVWTILKIIIFIWVLNHLYLTITKQLPIYLVIAFILPILAVINGQIMNPSVYNPLAIKFSGPAIYYIALSLEILLFTRFIFGSVIETQFKYFKLKKISDELKYNFQNKTLAFQHAERNNLVNNVHDTFGGYLEALKLRLLQNDEKSPEKVKEILDAFYNDYRYLLNSLYAPKINSDNFIDSLIEFCSKIDNLTKHKISYNFNLKNIELSQDKCVHLYRIISELTTNAIKYSKASEIKISMNAHKNQLIILNVTDNGIGFNEDLVLKKGFGLESVKKRVEQIEGTLKIDTSKKGSNFEIKIPITND; translated from the coding sequence GTGAAAATTAAACTCCCCCTACTCTTATTTTTCTTTGCTTTATGTTCTTTTTCACAAAAAGAAGCACCTTCTGTTTATAAATCTATTTCATACTTTAAACACCCTACCAAAGACACTGTTTCTTTTACTAAAATTATTAAAAACCACAAAGAAGGAAAATTTCAAGTAGAAAAAAACCCGAAAATTTATAAAAAAATAGAAGAAAACACTTTGTGGAATCATTTTGAATTGCAGCCATCTACCATAAAAAATGACTACAAATATTTTACAATTGCCGACCCATATTTACCTTACGGAAAAATATATTTAAAAATAGGTGATAAAATTGACTCTCTTTATAAAGTTTCTAATAACAAAGAATTTCCTCATAAAAATATATTTTACAGATACCCTGTTTGGAAATTACCTATAGATACTGTTAAAACTACAGATGTTTTTTTAAAAATTAAAAATACAGACACTAGAACCCGATTATCTTACTTTTTAGAGACTGAAAATCAATTTTTAAAACGTGTAGAAACCGAGTATTTTTCATTTGGCTTGTTTATAGCCTTTCTAATTTCCATGGCTTTTATTTTGGTGTTTTTTGCCGTTATAAAAAAAGAATATGCCGTTTTATTTTACGCCTTATATATTTTTACGGTATTAATAGAATTTTTAGCTGGTAAAGCAATTGGAGTGCAATATTTTTGGTCTGGTAGCGAATTTGCAATTAATAATATTAGAAGCCTTAGCCAAACAATTGGAGTGGCAGCTATTGGATATTTTTATTTAAAATTTTACAAACTAAACAAATCTCAAATAATTCCTAAATTACTTTTTAAGATTGGTACTTATATTGCTTTAACTCTCCTATTATTCTATTTGTATAAATTTTTCTTTGGTGGACTTATTACTTTATACCTTTATGTTTGGACTATCTTAAAAATAATAATTTTTATTTGGGTTTTAAACCACTTGTATTTAACCATTACAAAACAACTACCAATATACTTGGTTATCGCTTTTATACTACCTATACTAGCCGTAATAAATGGGCAAATTATGAATCCGAGTGTCTACAATCCGCTAGCCATAAAATTTAGTGGTCCGGCAATTTACTACATCGCTTTATCTTTAGAAATTTTACTTTTTACTCGGTTTATTTTTGGATCTGTCATAGAAACTCAGTTTAAATATTTTAAACTTAAAAAAATAAGCGATGAATTAAAATATAATTTTCAAAATAAAACCTTAGCATTTCAGCACGCAGAAAGAAATAATTTAGTAAACAATGTACATGATACTTTTGGTGGTTATTTAGAAGCTTTAAAACTTCGTTTATTACAAAACGATGAAAAATCACCAGAAAAAGTAAAAGAAATTTTAGATGCTTTTTATAACGATTACAGATATTTACTAAACAGTTTATATGCCCCCAAAATTAATTCTGATAATTTTATAGATAGTTTAATAGAGTTCTGTTCTAAAATTGATAATTTAACAAAACACAAAATTAGCTACAACTTCAATCTTAAAAACATCGAACTTTCTCAAGATAAATGTGTGCATCTGTATCGAATAATTTCAGAATTAACTACAAATGCAATAAAATACTCTAAAGCATCAGAAATAAAAATTAGTATGAATGCCCATAAAAACCAACTCATAATACTTAACGTTACCGATAATGGTATTGGTTTTAATGAAGACTTAGTGCTAAAAAAAGGTTTTGGTTTAGAAAGCGTAAAAAAAAGAGTAGAACAAATAGAAGGAACTTTAAAAATAGACACAAGTAAAAAAGGTTCTAATTTTGAAATAAAAATACCTATAACCAATGATTAA
- a CDS encoding cell division protein ZapA translates to MGKLKINVVIAGRTYPLSVNNTKEEEGMRKAATAINKLISMYEENYAVSDKQDVLAMCALQFASKVEITSIEKDSTDREVVDKIKELTNLVDSHLK, encoded by the coding sequence GTGGGAAAACTTAAAATTAATGTTGTTATAGCAGGTAGAACCTATCCTTTAAGTGTGAATAACACTAAAGAAGAGGAAGGCATGAGAAAAGCCGCAACTGCTATTAATAAGTTAATTTCTATGTATGAAGAAAATTATGCAGTAAGCGATAAACAAGATGTTTTAGCAATGTGTGCATTACAATTTGCTTCTAAAGTAGAAATAACATCAATAGAAAAGGATTCTACAGATAGAGAAGTAGTAGATAAAATAAAAGAGTTAACTAATTTGGTTGATTCTCATTTAAAATAA
- a CDS encoding protease inhibitor I42 family protein, producing the protein MNNEFILTKEDHDSVIHVNIGDSIKIILTENSNTGYIWDIEGEIPSLLKVVFNDYKLTHKKTLGGSGKRVVEFIAQELGEITVELKYWQEWSGPDSIDDRFKVTVLIEEEDK; encoded by the coding sequence ATGAACAACGAATTTATTTTAACGAAAGAAGATCATGATAGTGTTATTCATGTAAATATTGGAGATTCTATAAAAATAATACTTACAGAAAATTCAAATACAGGTTATATTTGGGATATTGAAGGGGAAATACCTTCTCTATTAAAGGTAGTTTTTAATGATTATAAATTAACCCATAAAAAAACCTTAGGGGGAAGCGGAAAAAGAGTTGTAGAATTTATAGCCCAAGAACTTGGTGAAATTACTGTTGAGCTTAAATATTGGCAAGAATGGAGTGGCCCCGACTCTATTGATGATCGATTTAAAGTTACTGTACTTATAGAAGAGGAAGATAAATAA
- a CDS encoding TonB-dependent receptor → MTILKGTVKDKNKQPIEKVSIKYNNVGTTTDKNGNYQIRIPYREEIILVFSHLSYRTYTKKYIANSRNGVRYSVTLTSKTEELKEIVIKDNIRNAQGVKKIDIAVVKNVIGPNAGVENVLMTLPGVSNNNELSTQYNVRGGNFDENLVYVNGIEIYRPFLIRSGQQEGLSFINSNMVQNINFSAGGFQAKYGDKLSSVLDITYKKPTETATTIDASLLGASATFEGQFLNKKLSTITGIRYRDNSLFVNSKQIETNFKPKFTDVQTYLSYEFSEKFSLNFLGNFSLNDYNYQPLSRRTRFGTVANPLELIVFYSGQEQDKYLTMFGALSADYKVSDNFTLTATASRYNTQEEEHFDIAAAYNLGEIDANIGSENFGEVDFSQGIGSQLNHARNDLDALITNLQIKGTIKKGDIQWNFGAKYQKEDIRDRIREWEVIDSLGFAIRPPFHSSNNQPYQPFEGEITPYQNIRKDNNVAINRVSGFVQFNQRSFWNEHEVFYNLGIRSQSWSVTGNGIASKNQTIISPRGQFAIKPNWDKDMLFRVSGGWYSQPPSYRELRDFNGDINVDVKAQKSIHMVAGMDYSFQMWERPFKLTTELYFKDLSDVNAYSIDNVRIRYRADNVTTAYATGLDMRLNGEFVPGSESWVSLGYLKTEENIDNKGAIARPSDQRIKFGILFQDYVPNLPNLKAYLNLVYNTGVPGGSPSYADVYNFQNRLRDYKRADLGVSYIFVDANKQYTTGWMSKFKELSAGLELFNMFDIQNSITNTWVRDVYSKTQFGIPNFMTGRVLNFKVGMKF, encoded by the coding sequence ATGACTATTCTAAAGGGAACTGTTAAAGATAAAAACAAGCAACCTATAGAAAAAGTATCCATAAAATATAACAACGTGGGTACAACCACAGATAAAAATGGTAATTACCAAATTAGAATTCCTTACAGAGAAGAAATCATACTAGTTTTTAGTCATTTATCTTACAGAACTTATACTAAAAAATATATTGCAAATAGTAGAAATGGAGTTCGTTACTCTGTTACACTTACTTCTAAAACAGAAGAATTAAAAGAAATAGTTATTAAAGATAACATTAGAAATGCACAGGGTGTAAAGAAAATTGACATTGCAGTTGTTAAAAATGTTATTGGACCAAATGCTGGTGTAGAAAACGTTTTAATGACCTTACCTGGTGTTAGTAATAACAACGAATTAAGTACTCAATACAATGTTAGAGGTGGTAATTTTGATGAAAACCTGGTCTATGTAAATGGTATTGAAATCTACAGACCTTTTTTAATTAGATCTGGTCAACAAGAAGGGTTGAGTTTTATCAACTCAAACATGGTGCAAAACATTAATTTTTCTGCAGGTGGTTTTCAGGCCAAATATGGCGATAAATTATCCTCTGTTTTAGACATTACATATAAAAAGCCAACTGAAACAGCCACCACTATTGATGCTAGTTTATTAGGTGCTAGTGCTACTTTTGAAGGGCAGTTTTTAAATAAAAAATTAAGTACAATTACAGGTATTAGATATAGAGATAACAGCTTGTTTGTAAATAGCAAACAAATTGAAACCAATTTTAAACCAAAATTTACAGATGTACAAACCTATTTATCTTATGAGTTTTCAGAAAAATTCTCATTAAATTTCTTAGGTAACTTTTCTTTAAATGATTACAATTATCAACCACTATCTAGAAGAACACGTTTTGGTACTGTTGCAAATCCTTTAGAGTTAATTGTTTTTTATTCTGGTCAAGAACAAGATAAATACTTAACAATGTTTGGTGCTTTGTCTGCCGATTATAAAGTAAGTGATAATTTTACTTTAACAGCAACCGCATCTAGATACAATACACAAGAAGAAGAACATTTTGATATTGCAGCTGCGTATAATTTAGGTGAAATTGATGCAAATATTGGTTCAGAAAATTTTGGCGAAGTAGATTTTTCTCAAGGAATTGGTTCTCAATTAAATCATGCCCGTAACGATTTAGATGCGTTAATAACCAATCTGCAAATAAAAGGAACCATTAAAAAAGGTGACATTCAATGGAACTTTGGAGCTAAATATCAAAAAGAAGATATTAGAGATCGTATTAGAGAGTGGGAAGTTATAGACTCTTTAGGCTTTGCTATAAGACCGCCTTTCCATAGTTCTAACAATCAACCTTATCAGCCTTTTGAAGGCGAAATAACCCCATATCAAAACATTAGAAAAGACAATAATGTTGCTATCAATAGAGTTTCTGGTTTTGTGCAATTTAACCAACGTTCTTTTTGGAATGAGCATGAGGTTTTTTATAACTTAGGAATTAGATCTCAAAGTTGGTCAGTAACAGGAAATGGTATTGCATCTAAAAACCAAACCATTATTAGTCCTAGAGGTCAATTTGCCATCAAACCTAATTGGGACAAAGACATGTTGTTTCGTGTTTCTGGTGGATGGTATTCTCAACCACCTTCTTATAGAGAGTTAAGAGACTTTAATGGAGATATTAATGTAGATGTTAAAGCTCAAAAATCGATTCACATGGTGGCAGGAATGGATTATAGTTTTCAAATGTGGGAGAGACCTTTTAAGCTAACAACAGAATTGTATTTTAAAGATTTATCTGATGTAAATGCCTATTCTATAGACAATGTTAGAATACGTTATAGAGCAGACAATGTAACTACAGCCTATGCAACCGGATTAGATATGCGATTAAATGGAGAGTTTGTTCCTGGTAGTGAAAGTTGGGTTAGTTTAGGATATTTAAAAACAGAAGAAAATATTGATAACAAAGGTGCTATTGCAAGACCTTCTGATCAACGAATTAAATTCGGAATTCTTTTTCAAGATTACGTACCGAATTTACCAAACCTAAAAGCCTATTTAAACTTGGTATACAACACTGGAGTTCCAGGTGGTTCTCCATCCTATGCAGATGTTTATAATTTTCAAAACCGTTTAAGAGATTATAAACGTGCCGATTTAGGAGTATCGTATATTTTTGTAGATGCAAATAAACAATATACAACAGGTTGGATGTCTAAATTTAAAGAATTATCCGCAGGTTTAGAACTCTTTAATATGTTTGATATTCAAAACTCTATTACCAATACTTGGGTTAGAGATGTGTATTCTAAAACCCAATTTGGTATTCCTAACTTTATGACAGGGCGTGTATTAAACTTTAAAGTTGGTATGAAGTTTTAA
- a CDS encoding response regulator transcription factor, whose translation MEVKKLYEYNELKSIDNKYQISDKEIPINLIEDFLRFYNLGLQDLSYLKKFSKNLQEEKRFKKLNKAKFYSLTKKESQIFELVVLGKSTKEIATQLFIEPTTVSTHRKNIKQKLELESIFDLYKYANAFNVLDKI comes from the coding sequence ATGGAAGTTAAAAAATTGTATGAGTATAACGAGTTAAAATCGATTGATAATAAATATCAAATTAGCGATAAAGAAATACCTATAAATCTTATTGAAGATTTTTTGCGTTTTTATAATCTAGGGTTGCAAGACCTTTCATATCTTAAAAAGTTTTCTAAAAATTTACAAGAAGAAAAGCGTTTTAAAAAATTGAATAAAGCTAAATTTTATTCGTTAACTAAAAAAGAAAGCCAAATTTTTGAGTTGGTTGTTTTAGGGAAATCAACCAAAGAAATTGCAACACAACTTTTTATAGAACCGACAACTGTTAGTACTCATAGAAAAAATATAAAACAAAAATTAGAGTTAGAATCTATATTTGATTTGTATAAATATGCCAACGCATTTAATGTTTTAGATAAAATATAA
- a CDS encoding follicular epithelium yolk protein subunit, which produces MGIVINITAATDANASKATATGSIQHIITDTERSTFKLSDSSLKNAVGKYFGKNPNDAYLHSPTPWNDLYRTYGWSQVSTVLVPIRAEILGISSKPDILATKTFTNNSSVKGSFNASISEQVSNTVSSSWSTGGTLSISEAIEVGVSIEVVSAKSTTTLSYSQSWSIGETKSETTTVGSSSGVSVDLDPGQSVEAKLSASKGAMQVKVTYRAYLTGSVAVNYNPTFKGHHFFALPVASVMSAAGIKNSVESTEIFDIGFYSDGKIEIIDAKGKMLQNFALADQRA; this is translated from the coding sequence ATGGGAATTGTAATTAATATTACGGCTGCTACAGATGCAAATGCATCAAAAGCAACAGCAACAGGAAGTATTCAGCATATTATTACAGATACTGAGCGGTCTACATTTAAATTATCTGACTCTTCTTTAAAGAATGCTGTTGGAAAGTATTTTGGAAAAAATCCTAATGATGCATATCTTCATAGTCCAACACCTTGGAATGATTTATACAGAACCTATGGTTGGTCTCAAGTAAGTACTGTTTTAGTACCTATTAGAGCAGAAATTTTAGGGATCTCATCTAAACCAGATATTTTAGCAACCAAAACATTTACAAATAATAGTAGTGTTAAAGGCTCTTTTAATGCTAGTATTTCTGAGCAGGTTTCAAATACCGTTTCAAGTTCATGGTCTACAGGAGGTACACTTTCTATAAGTGAAGCTATTGAGGTAGGTGTTAGTATAGAGGTTGTAAGTGCAAAATCAACAACAACATTATCTTATAGTCAGTCTTGGTCTATTGGAGAAACAAAGAGTGAAACTACTACTGTAGGGTCTTCTTCTGGTGTAAGTGTAGATTTAGATCCAGGGCAATCTGTAGAAGCAAAGCTTTCTGCAAGTAAAGGGGCTATGCAAGTTAAGGTTACATATAGGGCATACTTAACAGGTAGTGTGGCTGTAAATTACAATCCAACTTTTAAAGGACATCATTTTTTTGCCTTGCCAGTTGCTAGTGTTATGTCTGCTGCAGGTATAAAAAATTCGGTTGAATCAACTGAAATTTTCGATATTGGTTTTTATTCTGATGGTAAAATAGAAATCATAGATGCTAAAGGTAAAATGTTACAGAATTTTGCTTTGGCAGACCAAAGAGCTTAG
- a CDS encoding C1 family peptidase: MSNQTEKLTSIKSAIENEGASWQAGSSDIFELSQEEQDLLLGYIPGDDEPSLEEKEEAAQANFQEYMVMLASNKAFSAPSSYDLRNVGGKNFITPVKNQRSCGSCVAFGTIATVEGTIRKMRNDANYAVDFSEAHLFYCHARAEGRRCSGSKGGWWVPPAMTAFKSKGVTDEAHYPYTASDQDCTGLKSGWQNSVKKISGFKKLTSISKMKDWLSTKGPLTACYTVYSDFYGYRSGVYRKTAGATQRGGHCVSIVGYSDSGRYWICKNSWGTGFGEQGFFKIGYGQCGIDNEVWGVEGIVDSGTLTKKVTGLWANSSTRNAFVYLSGEGWKRISNKNDTNFYIMLTYLATAKGMNGNATVKISNGEIIEVYA, encoded by the coding sequence ATGTCTAATCAAACAGAAAAATTAACATCAATTAAAAGTGCGATTGAAAATGAAGGTGCTAGTTGGCAAGCTGGTAGTTCTGATATTTTCGAATTGTCGCAAGAAGAGCAAGATTTACTTTTGGGATATATTCCAGGAGATGATGAGCCGTCTTTAGAAGAAAAAGAAGAAGCTGCTCAAGCAAATTTTCAAGAATACATGGTTATGTTAGCATCCAATAAAGCTTTTTCAGCACCGTCTAGTTACGATTTACGAAATGTAGGTGGCAAAAATTTTATTACGCCTGTAAAAAATCAAAGAAGTTGTGGCTCTTGTGTTGCTTTTGGTACCATTGCTACGGTAGAAGGAACCATAAGAAAAATGAGAAATGATGCAAATTATGCCGTTGATTTCTCAGAAGCACATTTGTTTTATTGTCATGCTAGAGCAGAAGGAAGAAGGTGTAGTGGTAGTAAAGGCGGTTGGTGGGTGCCACCAGCAATGACAGCTTTTAAAAGTAAAGGGGTAACAGATGAAGCGCATTATCCTTATACGGCGAGTGATCAAGATTGTACCGGACTAAAATCTGGATGGCAAAACAGTGTTAAGAAAATTAGTGGTTTTAAAAAATTAACGTCTATCAGTAAAATGAAAGATTGGTTGTCTACAAAAGGACCACTTACAGCTTGTTATACCGTGTATTCAGACTTTTATGGTTATAGAAGTGGTGTTTATAGAAAAACTGCTGGTGCTACTCAAAGAGGGGGACATTGTGTTTCTATTGTAGGTTATAGTGACAGCGGTAGGTATTGGATTTGTAAAAATAGTTGGGGAACTGGTTTTGGAGAACAAGGGTTCTTTAAAATAGGATACGGACAATGTGGAATAGATAATGAAGTGTGGGGCGTTGAAGGAATTGTTGATTCTGGAACCTTAACTAAAAAAGTAACAGGTCTTTGGGCAAATTCATCAACTAGAAATGCTTTTGTGTATTTATCAGGAGAAGGATGGAAGAGAATTAGTAATAAAAATGATACTAATTTCTATATAATGCTTACCTATTTAGCTACAGCTAAAGGAATGAATGGAAATGCAACTGTAAAAATAAGTAATGGCGAAATTATTGAAGTTTACGCTTAA